In Tachypleus tridentatus isolate NWPU-2018 chromosome 7, ASM421037v1, whole genome shotgun sequence, a genomic segment contains:
- the LOC143256644 gene encoding SIN3-HDAC complex-associated factor-like: MFSFHKPKIYRSVNGCCICKAKSSSSRFTDSKKYESEFEKCFCIKEKRSGEICNACVLLVKRWKKLPAGTNRDWSHVVDARAGPGTKCVNKAKAKSSKRLQKKYKIKRSSEKMDNASSPGSFSDDLIGGDDSLSETSSLSHSHSRAPSPSPSSTSEDSGILEEQYESETVDSIKPTHHTQVDTFRHKRVKLSPKASHISSFLDMNFWKKEKICCGIIFKGPNNEVLIYPKLLRPCSCRKSLDAGRESPNLLQQEKSQFGEKGQLSTTNVAATLCEKVY; encoded by the exons ATGTTTAGTTTTCATAAACCCAAGATTTATCGTTCTGTCAATGGTTGCTGTATCTGTAAAGCCAAATCGTCAAGCTCAAGATTTACTGACAGCAAAAAATATGAGTCTGAATTTGAAAAATGCTTCTGTATAAAAGAAAAACGGTCAGGAGAAATATGTAACGCTTGCGTTCTCCTAGTGAAAAGATGGAAGAAACTCCCAGCAGGAACCAACCGAGATTGGAGTCAT GTGGTTGATGCACGGGCAGGACCAGGAACCAAATGTGTAAACAAAGCCAAAGCAAAGTCATCAAAAAGACtgcaaaagaaatacaaaattaaaagatcAAGTGAAAAAATGGATAATGCAAGCTCTCCTGGAAGCTTTTCAGATGATTTGATAG GTGGAGATGACAGTTTAAGTGAAACCTCAAGCCTCTCTCATTCGCACAGTCGTGCCCCTAGTCCTTCCCCCAGTAGCACATCTGAAGATTCTGGAATATTAGAAGAGCAGTATGAATCTGAAACTGTTGACTCCATAAAACCTACTCATCATACTCAGGTGGATACTTTTCGCCATAAAAGAGTAAAACTTTCACCAAAAGCTTCTCATATCTCATCCTTTCTGGACATGAACTTTTGGAAAAA ggAAAAGATCTGTTGTGGAATAATCTTCAAGGGGCCAAACAATGAGGTGCTGATATATCCAAAGTTGCTCCGTCCATGTTCTTGCCGAAAAAGCCTCGATGCTGGCAGAGAGTCCCCAAATTTGTTACAACAAGAAAAATCTCAGTTTGGAGAGAAGGGTCAACTCTCAACCACCAATGTAGCTGCTACTTTATGTGAAAAAGTATATTAA